The region ACTGGACTCCGAGAACCAGCAGGGTGACGGCCGAAAGGAGGTCCCGGCTGCCGGCGAAGAAGTCGGCGGAGGCTGCGAGGGCCGTCGCCAGGACCAGAGGCGTCGAGAGGCGATGCCAGCCCGGCCGTTCCGTGCCCGCCCGGTCCAGCAGGACCCCGAGGAGGAAGGCGGCGGTCGCCGCGGCCAGTCCCGCCCGGGAGATCTCCGTGAGAAAGAACAGGGGGAGAAGCCCGGCGATCCAGTGGGCCCGGAGGCAATACCAGAGGATCGGCGGGAGGGGAGGATGCCTCCGTTCCCGCCTCACGGGGATTCCGCCTCCGCCGTCGCCAGGAAGAAGAGGGCCCGGCGACGCCGGTCCGCCTGCGACGGTTCCACGGAGGGACCCCTGCCGATCCGAAGGCGGTAGAGGCGACCCTCCCGCTCCAGGCGGAGGACGAGTCCGCACGCCCTCGACAGGTGCCGTTCGAGCTGCTCCTCCGGGGAGGACAGGGGAACCCGGATGTCGACGACCCGGTCCGGCTCCGCCTCCCGCTCCTTCACCATCCACCGTCCCCGTTTCGCGGAGGCTTTCCAGTGGATCTCCCGGACCGGGTCGGCGGGCATGTGCTCCCGCGCGCCCCGGACCATAGGCCCCTGCCTTCCCGCGGGGGTCTGTCCCCCGTCCGGAAGCTCCCCGGATCGGAGGAGTTCGGTCGCCCCGCTGCTCTCCGGCTCCGGGTAGACCAGCAGGGAGGACGCCGGGACCATGAGGCGCCGCGATTTTTCGAACAGGCCGAACGGGAAGCGGGTGGAGATTGTGCAGGAGAAGGGGGGGACGGAACCTCTGCGGGAAGGACGCCATTCCACGACCCGGTCGGCGGATCCCCCGGGGGGGATTACCGGAAACCGGACCGTTCCGCAGGCCACCGGGGGGCCGGGAGTCACCGCGAGGGAAACCGCGGGGAACCGCTTCCCCGGGGCGGAGCAGGTCAGGACGAGGAAGGAGGGCCGTCCCGCGAAGGCCTCCGAGGCATGGCGGATCGCGACCCGGACTCCCCGGATCGATCCCTCCGAGAGGATCCCCGACAGGATGATCAGGGAGAGGTTCATGCTGAAGGCGAGGTAGAGGAGGTTGTTCCCGGTGTTCACCGCCGCCGCGCCGACCCCGAGAGTGAGCGCGATGAAGCCCTTGCCCGAAAAGGTGATCCGAAGGCTCCTCGGGAAGAGGGGCCGTTTCCGGAACCTGCCGGGAAGCGGGGTCACAGGGGAGCCGGGACGGCCTCCAGGATCTCCGAGAGGACCGATTCCGCCGCCTCCGTGTCCGCCCCCTCGCCGGGCGCCCCCTTCAGGAAGATCCGGTGACAGAGAACGGGTCCCGCGGCCCTCCGGACATCCCCGGGGATCACATGATCCCTCCCGGAGAGCAGGGCGAGCGCCTGGGTGGTGTTTTTCAGCCCGATCGCCCCGCGGGGCGACGCTCCCAGCCGGACCGCGGGATGGACTCTCGTGGCCTCCACCAGGCGGTGGATGTAGTCCAGGATCGGCTCCCGGACGGTCACCTGCTCGGCCCGGGTCCTCATCTCGAGGATCTCCTCCGGGAGCAGGACCGGACGGATCCCGTCACGGCCGCGGAAGAGGGTGCTCTCCCGGATGAGCCGGAGTTCCGATTCCCGGTCCGGGTATCTCAGCCGGAGACGGAGATTGAACCGGTCGAGCTGCGACTCCGGCAGGGGATAGGTCCCGTGCTGCTCGAAGGGGTTCTGGGTGGCGATGACGAGAAACGGGTCCGGAAGGGGATAGGTCCGGTTGTCGACGGAGACCTGCCGCTCGCTCATCGCCTCGAGAAGCGCGCTCTGGGCCCTGGGATTGCTCCGGTTGATCTCGTCCGCGAGCACGATGTTCGCGAACAGCGGCCCCGGCGAGAAGGTGAAGCGCTTCCGGTCGACGTCGAAGATGTGGACCCCGACCACGTCCTGTGGGAGAAGGTCGCTCGTGAACTGCACCCGGCGGAAGGTGCCCGAGATTCCGGCCGCGATCGCCCGGGCGAGGGTCGTCTTTCCGGTCCCCGGGATATCCTCGAGCAGGATGTGCCCCCCGGCGAGGAAGGAGGCCAGGGCCAGCTCGACCTCGGGCCGTTTTCCGAGGAGAACCGATTCCACCGTGTCCCGCAGCCGCGAGATCCGGGCCGTTGCGTCCGAAAGGTCCATGCATATAGTATCGCCGAAATGCTTCCGCGACTTCGGTCGAAAATCGGGAACGGAACTTGAACCCTCCCCCCCGGGGGAACCGGAAGAAGGAGGGAGGATGAGGGGCTGGGCCGGCCGGGACGGGAGGCCGCTGGAGCACGAGGAGGAGGAATCGCTGTTCCGGGCCGCGTTTCCCGCGGACTGGGAGGGGATGCGGGGGGCCGCCCGGGGAGCTCGTCCCGGGGACACCGCGATGACCGGGCGCTGGGAGGCGGTGCTGGAGATCGCGCGGCGCGCCCTCTCCGCCCCGCGCAGCCGGCCCGCCCCGTTTTCCTCCGCGGGGGATGTGCACGAGAGGTACCGGTACCGGCTCGGGGATCTCCGCGTGGAGGTCTTCCTCGTCCTTCTGCTCGACGCCAGGCACAGACTGCTGGGCGACTTCCGGGCCTCGACCGGGATCCTGAACGGAAGCCTGGTCCACCCCCGGGAGGTGTTCTCGGCGGCGGTCGCGGAGAGGGCGGCGGCGGTCATCCTCGTGCACAACCACCCCAGCGGCGATCCCGCCCCCAGCCGGGAGGACCGGGAGATCACGGAGAGGATCCGGGCGGCGGGCGGAATCCTGGGGATTCCGGTGCTGGATCATGTGATAATCGGAAGTTGCACCTTTTACAGCTTCCGGGAGGAAGCGGGTTGGGGATAACGGGGTTTTTCAGGTCCGCCGCGATTCTGCTCCTCACCATCGGGGCCTCCCTGGCCGCGACGCTGGCCGGTGCGGTCACAAGGAGCGAGAGGCTCCCCGCGGAGATCGTGAAGCGGTGGGGGAAGCGGTTCGTCCGCATCGGGGGCTGGCCGGTGCGGGTCGAGGACGCCGGACGGATTCCGGAGGGAGGGGTCATCCTGGTTGCGAACCACCAGAGCCTCGTGGACATTCCGCTTCTGCTCTCCGCATTCCCCCGGGAGATCCGCTTCATCGCCAAGCGGGAGCTGGGGCGGATCCCCCTGTTCGGCCATGCGATGACGGCGTCGGGGAACCTGTTCGTCGACCGGGAGGATCCGCGGGACGCCGTCCACATGATGCGGCAGGCATCGGCGCTGCTCGCGAAGGGGCGCGCGCTGGTCGTCTTTCCGGAGGGGACCCGAAGCGGCGACGGCTCGATCGGGGAGTTCCGCCCGGGGGCCTTCCACATCGCCTGGAAGACCGGGTTCCCGCTGGTTCCCGTCTACCTGGACGGCGGGAGACGGGCGCTTCCGAAGGGGAGCCTGCTGTTCCGCCCGGCCGAGCTGGTCGTGCGGGTCCTTCCGCCGGTTTCTGCCGGTCCCGGCCGCCCGCTCTCGCGGGACGGGATGGCGGAGGAGACCCGGCGCCGGCTCCTGTCGGCGAAGGACGAGGAGGAGGGACGGTGCGCCGTCGCGACGTCATGAGGCACGCGGCGGGATCCGCCGGGAGGGACGGGAAATGCCGCTGCGCGTGATACCGCTCGGTGGGCTGGGCGAGATCGGCCTGAACTCGATGCTCTTCGACGACGGGGAGTCGGCCCTCCTCGTGGACGCCGGCCTCATGTTCCCGGACGACACGATGCCGGGGGTCGACTTCGTCATCCCCGACTTCGGCTTTCTCCGGGAGGTCGGCTCCCGGCTCGAGGGGGTTCTTCTCACCCACGGGCACGAGGACCATATCGGGGCCGTGGCCTTCCTGCTCAAGGAATTCGACCTCCCCGTCTACGGCACCCGCCTGACGCTCGGTCTCCTTCGGAATCGGCTGGCCGAGCACGGGCTGGCGGAGACGGCGAGGCTTCGCACGATCGGCCGCACCGAGCGGTTCCGGCTCGGCCGGTTCGACCTGGAGGCCTTCCCCGTCTGCCACAGCATCCCGGACGGGATCGGGTACATCCTCCGGTGCGGGGAGGGGGTGTTCGTCCACACGGGGGACTTCAAGCTCGACGCCCGTCCCCTGGACGGCGTGGGGACCGATCTCGGGCGGCTGGAACGGCTCGCCCGGGAGGAGGGGGTCACGGCCCTCTTCTCCGACTCCACGAACGTGGAGCGCAACGGCGTCAGCCTCCCCGAGGCGTTCGTGGGAGAGGCCCTCTCGGAGATTTTCGGCGGCGCGGAGGGCCGGGTCATCGTCGCGATGTTCTCCTCGAACATCCACCGGATCCAGGAGGCGCTGAACGCGGCCGCGCGCCACGGGAGGAAGGTGGCGCTCTGCGGGAGGAGCATGGTCGGGAACGTGGCCACCGCGATCGAGTTGGGGTGCATGCGCCTTCCGGATCCCGACATCCTGGTCCCCGCGGAGAGCGCCGAAACCCTCCCGGGAAAGGAGGTGGCGGTGCTGACCACCGGCAGCCAGGGGGAGCCCCGGTCGGCCCTCTCCCTGATGGCGCTGGGGGAGCACAAGTCGATCCGCATCCGGGCGGGGGACACGGCGGTCCTGTCGTCCAAGTTCATCCCGGGGAACGAGCGGGCGATCGCGAACGTGATCAACCATCTCTTCCTTTCCGGCGCCGACGTGCTCTATGAGAAGATCTCGGAGATCCACGTGTCCGGGCATGCCAGCCGGGACGAGCTCCGCTCCATGGTCCGGGCGGTCCGTCCCGACTACTTCATCCCGGTCCACGGGGAGCCGCGGCACCTGATCATGCACTGCACCCTCGCCCGGGAGGAGGGGGTGGGCCATGCCGAACTGGTGCGCAACGGGGAGATCCTCGAGTTCTCCTCCGGGAAGATGGGGCGGGACGGCAGGGTCCAGGTGGGGCGCCTGTTCGTGGACGGGAAGGACGTGGGGGAGGTCGAGGGGCTTGTCCTCAAGGACCGCTTCCACCTCGCGAAGAGCGGGCTGGTCATGGTGGTGCTGGCCGTTTCGCGGGCCGGCGGGGAGATCCTGTACGGCCCCGAGGTCGTGGCCCGCGGCGTGGTGTCGGAAAACGGATCGGACACGATCCTGGAGGGGGCCCGGGAGACGGTCCTGGCCGTCTGGGAGGAGGCGGGGGTCGAAACGAGGAAGGACATGGCCGAGCTGACGACGGGCATCCGGAAGGCGCTGCGCCGCTTCTTCAACAAGCGGCTGGAGCGGAAGCCGATGATCGTGCCCGTCCTCCTGGAGCTCTGACGATGGCGCAGGAGATCCGGAAGGACGGGCTCGCGCTCCTCTTCTTCGCCCTGGGGATCTTCCTCACGGTCGCGCTCCTCTCCTTCCACCAGATGGATCCCTCGTGGTCCTCCTTCAGCTCGGAGGGCGGCCCGGTGCGGAACTGGGGAGGGACGGTCGGGGCGATCCTGTCCGACCTCCTGCTGCAGCTGTTCGGGGTCGGGGCGATCGGGTTCCCGATCCTCTGCCTCGCGCTCTCCTACTGGATCTTCCGCGGGGAGGGGCTCTCGGGGCACTGGGTCCGGGCCGCGGGGGGGCTGCTCGCGGTCTGCTCCCTCCTCGGGATCCTGAGCTTCTTCGCCGGTCACATGCAGCTCTTCGGGTCGAACCTCTTCCTCCCCGGGCTGACGGGGTACCTGATCGGGGTGAACTTCTTCGGAAAGCTGCTCAGCAGGGTAGGGGGAGTGATCGTGCTCACGGCCCTGTTCCTGTTCGCCGTCATGCTGCTCACCGGGATTCCCCTGAGCGGCATCCCTTCCGCCTGGAGGCGGAAGAAGGAGGCGGAGCGGGTCCGCGCGATCGTGAAGGAGAGGATGGGCTCCCGGGAGCGCGGGGA is a window of Deltaproteobacteria bacterium GWC2_65_14 DNA encoding:
- a CDS encoding ribonuclease J; amino-acid sequence: MPLRVIPLGGLGEIGLNSMLFDDGESALLVDAGLMFPDDTMPGVDFVIPDFGFLREVGSRLEGVLLTHGHEDHIGAVAFLLKEFDLPVYGTRLTLGLLRNRLAEHGLAETARLRTIGRTERFRLGRFDLEAFPVCHSIPDGIGYILRCGEGVFVHTGDFKLDARPLDGVGTDLGRLERLAREEGVTALFSDSTNVERNGVSLPEAFVGEALSEIFGGAEGRVIVAMFSSNIHRIQEALNAAARHGRKVALCGRSMVGNVATAIELGCMRLPDPDILVPAESAETLPGKEVAVLTTGSQGEPRSALSLMALGEHKSIRIRAGDTAVLSSKFIPGNERAIANVINHLFLSGADVLYEKISEIHVSGHASRDELRSMVRAVRPDYFIPVHGEPRHLIMHCTLAREEGVGHAELVRNGEILEFSSGKMGRDGRVQVGRLFVDGKDVGEVEGLVLKDRFHLAKSGLVMVVLAVSRAGGEILYGPEVVARGVVSENGSDTILEGARETVLAVWEEAGVETRKDMAELTTGIRKALRRFFNKRLERKPMIVPVLLEL